One genomic region from Bubalus bubalis isolate 160015118507 breed Murrah chromosome 24, NDDB_SH_1, whole genome shotgun sequence encodes:
- the MLXIPL gene encoding carbohydrate-responsive element-binding protein isoform X3 has protein sequence MTMAGALAGLVAGLQGPRVVPSPDSDSDTDSEDPNTRRSAGGLLRSQVIHSGHFMVSSPHSDSLTRRRDQEGSLGHADFGPRSIDPTLTRLFECMSLAYSGKLVSPKWKNFKGLKLLCRDKIRLNNAIWRAWYIQYVERRKSPVCGFVTPLQGPEADEHRKPQAVVLEGNYWKRRIEVVMREYHKWRIYYKKRLRKSSREGDLLAPKQAEGGWQPPERWCEQLFTSVVPVLLGGPEEEPGGRQLLDLNCFLSDISDTLFTMTQPTPTPLQLPPEDAYVGNADMIQPDLTPLQPSLDDFMEISDFFTNYRPPQTPTPSNFPEPHGFGPMADPVLGSGILGSEVPPACSGMTHLSGHNRLQARSSCPGSLDSSTYLNSDFLLPEDPKPKLPPTPAPPPLLQYPSPAKGLGLEPCPPPHFPPMAPPPALLQEEPLFSPKFAFPAVPPAPGVSPLSAPMAFPPTPQPGPGPAPFPIDLLPSGYSEPPFGPHFPVPQGTRPRGKPPAPSPRGRKPGAPAVAPATASPTATAGSNNPCLTQLLTAAKPEQALEPPLVSSALLRPPGSPDTLPEFPCTFFPPTPAPTPPRLPPGSATPAPPRPLIVPKVERLSPPAPSGGERRLSAELTSLAGPGTLSIRISPPQPMLSRGRPDSKTENRRITHISAEQKRRFNIKLGFDTLHGLVSTLSAQPNLKMSKATTLQKTAEYIAMLQQERAAKQEEAQQLRDQIEELNAAINLCQQQLPATGVPITHQRFDQMRDMFDDYVRTRTLHNWKFWVFSILIRPLFESFNGMVSTASLQSLRQTSLAWLDQYCSLPALRPTVLNSLRQLSTSTSILTDPDCIPEQATRAVTEGTLGKSL, from the exons ATGACCATGGCCGGGGCGCTGGCGGGTCTGGTCGCGGGCTTGCAAGGCCCGCGGGTCGTCCCCAGCCCGGATTCGGACTCAGACACAGACTCGGAGGACCCGAATACCCGGCGCAGCGCGGGCGGGCTGCTTCGCTCGCAGGTCATCCACAGCGGTCACTTCATGGTGTCGTCGCCGCACAGCGACTCACTGACCCGGCGGCGCGACCAGGAAGGGTCCCTGGGGCACGCCGACTTCGGGCCGCGCAGCATCGACCCCACACTCACCCGCCTGTTCGAGTGCATGAGCCTGGCCTACAG TGGCAAGCTGGTTTCTCCCAAGTGGAAGAATTTCAAAGGCCTCAAGCTGCTGTGCCGGGACAAGATCCGCCTCAACAACGCCATCTGGAGGGCCTGGTACATCCAGT ATGTGGAGCGGAGGAAGAGCCCCGTGTGTGGCTTCGTGACCCCCCTGCAGGGGCCTGAGGCTGATGAGCACCGGAAACCTCAG GCCGTCGTCTTGGAGGGAAATTACTGGAAGCGGCGCATCGAGGTGGTGATGCGCGAGTACCACAAGTGGCGCATCTACTACAAGAAGCGG CTCCGTAAGTCCAGTCGGGAAGGGGATCTTCTGGCCCCAAAGCAG GCGGAAGGGGGGTGGCAGCCACCGGAGCGATGGTGCGAGCAGCTCTTCACCAGCGTGGTACCCGTGCTGCTGGGGGGCCCGGAGGAGGAGCCCGGCGGGCGCCAGCTTCTGGATCTCAATTGCTTTCTGTCTGACATCTCTGACACGCTCTTCACCATGACGcagcccacccccacacccctgcAGCTGCCCCCCGAGGACG CCTACGTGGGCAATGCTGACATGATCCAGCCAGACCTGACGCCGCTGCAGCCCAGCCTGGATGACTTCATGGAGATCTCAG ATTTCTTCACCAACTACCGCCCCCCACAGACGCCTACACCGTCAAACTTCCCAGAGCCCCACGGCTTCGGGCCCATGGCTGACCCTGTCCTCGGCAGCGGGATCCTGGGCTCGGAGGTGCCCCCTGCCTGCTCAGGCATGACCCACCTCTCAGGGCATAACCGCCTGCAG GCTCGGAGCAGCTGCCCTGGCTCCCTGGACTCCAGCACCTACCTGAACTCTGATTTCCTCCTTCCTGAAGACCCCAAGCCCAAGCTCCCACCCactcctgcacccccacccctcctccagtaCCCTAGCCCTGCGAAGGGGCTGGGCTTGGAGCCCTGTCCCCCGCCTCACTTCCCTCCCATGGCCCCGCCTCCTGCTCTGCTGCAAGAAGAGCCCCTCTTCTCGCCCAAGTTCGCTTTCCCTGCAGTCCCTCCTGCCCCGGGAGTGTCCCCGCTGTCTGCTCCCATGGCCTTCCCACCCACCCCGCAGCCTGGCCCAGGTCCCGCCCCCTTCCCCATAGACCTGCTACCCTCCGGCTATTCGGAGCCCCCATTTGGGCCTCACTTCCCGGTACCCCAAGGCACGCGGCCCAGAGGCAAGCCCCCTGCCCCGTCCCCCAGGGGGCGGAAGCCCGGCGCCCCCGCCGTGGCCCCTGCCACTGCCAGCCCCACTGCCACTGCCGGGAGCAACAACCCCTGCCTCACGCAGCTGCTGACAGCTG CCAAGCCTGAGCAAGCCCTGGAGCCTCCGCTTGTGTCCAGCGCTCTCCTCCGGCCCCCAGGGTCACCG GACACTCTCCCCGAGTTCCCCTGCACCTTCTTTCCCCCGACCCCGGCCCCCACACCACCCCGACTGCCTCCGGGCTCGGCCACCCCGGCCCCTCCCAGGCCCCTGATTGTCCCCAAAGTGGAGCGGCTCTCGCCCCCAGCGCCCAGCG GTGGTGAGCGGCGGCTGTCTGCGGAGCTGACCTCGCTGGCAGGCCCGGGAACCCTGAGCATCCGTATCTCTCCCCCGCAACCCATGCTGAGCCGGGGCCGTCCAGACAGCAAG ACAGAAAACCGGCGCATCACACACATCTCTGCAGAGCAGAAGAGGCGTTTCAACATCAAGCTGGGCTTTGACACGCTGCACGGGCTGGTGAGCACGCTCAGCGCCCAGCCCAACCTCAAG ATGAGCAAGGCCACCACACTGCAGAAGACAGCCGAGTACATTGCCATGCTGCAGCAGGAGCGTGCAGCCAAGCAAGAGGAGGCCCAGCAGCTCCGGGACCAGATCGAGGAGCTCAATGCCGCCATCAA CCTGTGCCAGCAGCAGCTGCCTGCTACCGGGGTGCCCATCACACACCAGCGGTTCGACCAAATGCGAGACATGTTCGATGACTATGTCCGGACCCGCACGCTGCACAACTGGAAGTTCTGGGTA TTCAGCATTCTCATCCGGCCCCTGTTTGAGTCCTTCAACGGGATGGTGTCTACAGCAAGCCTGCAGAGCCTTCGCCAGACCTCCCTGGCCTGGCTGGACCAGTATTGCTCCCTGCCTGCTCTCCGACCAA cTGTTCTGAACTCCCTACGTCAGCTGAGTACATCCACCAGCATCCTGACGGATCCAGACTGTATACCCGAGCAAGCCACACGGGCAGTCACAGAGGGCACCCTTGGCAAATCTTTATAG
- the MLXIPL gene encoding carbohydrate-responsive element-binding protein isoform X2, with amino-acid sequence MTMAGALAGLVAGLQGPRVVPSPDSDSDTDSEDPNTRRSAGGLLRSQVIHSGHFMVSSPHSDSLTRRRDQEGSLGHADFGPRSIDPTLTRLFECMSLAYSGKLVSPKWKNFKGLKLLCRDKIRLNNAIWRAWYIQYVERRKSPVCGFVTPLQGPEADEHRKPQAVVLEGNYWKRRIEVVMREYHKWRIYYKKRLRKSSREGDLLAPKQAEGGWQPPERWCEQLFTSVVPVLLGGPEEEPGGRQLLDLNCFLSDISDTLFTMTQPTPTPLQLPPEDAYVGNADMIQPDLTPLQPSLDDFMEISDFFTNYRPPQTPTPSNFPEPHGFGPMADPVLGSGILGSEVPPACSGMTHLSGHNRLQARSSCPGSLDSSTYLNSDFLLPEDPKPKLPPTPAPPPLLQYPSPAKGLGLEPCPPPHFPPMAPPPALLQEEPLFSPKFAFPAVPPAPGVSPLSAPMAFPPTPQPGPGPAPFPIDLLPSGYSEPPFGPHFPVPQGTRPRGKPPAPSPRGRKPGAPAVAPATASPTATAGSNNPCLTQLLTAAKPEQALEPPLVSSALLRPPGSPQDTLPEFPCTFFPPTPAPTPPRLPPGSATPAPPRPLIVPKVERLSPPAPSGGERRLSAELTSLAGPGTLSIRISPPQPMLSRGRPDSKTENRRITHISAEQKRRFNIKLGFDTLHGLVSTLSAQPNLKMSKATTLQKTAEYIAMLQQERAAKQEEAQQLRDQIEELNAAINLCQQQLPATGVPITHQRFDQMRDMFDDYVRTRTLHNWKFWVFSILIRPLFESFNGMVSTASLQSLRQTSLAWLDQYCSLPALRPTVLNSLRQLSTSTSILTDPDCIPEQATRAVTEGTLGKSL; translated from the exons ATGACCATGGCCGGGGCGCTGGCGGGTCTGGTCGCGGGCTTGCAAGGCCCGCGGGTCGTCCCCAGCCCGGATTCGGACTCAGACACAGACTCGGAGGACCCGAATACCCGGCGCAGCGCGGGCGGGCTGCTTCGCTCGCAGGTCATCCACAGCGGTCACTTCATGGTGTCGTCGCCGCACAGCGACTCACTGACCCGGCGGCGCGACCAGGAAGGGTCCCTGGGGCACGCCGACTTCGGGCCGCGCAGCATCGACCCCACACTCACCCGCCTGTTCGAGTGCATGAGCCTGGCCTACAG TGGCAAGCTGGTTTCTCCCAAGTGGAAGAATTTCAAAGGCCTCAAGCTGCTGTGCCGGGACAAGATCCGCCTCAACAACGCCATCTGGAGGGCCTGGTACATCCAGT ATGTGGAGCGGAGGAAGAGCCCCGTGTGTGGCTTCGTGACCCCCCTGCAGGGGCCTGAGGCTGATGAGCACCGGAAACCTCAG GCCGTCGTCTTGGAGGGAAATTACTGGAAGCGGCGCATCGAGGTGGTGATGCGCGAGTACCACAAGTGGCGCATCTACTACAAGAAGCGG CTCCGTAAGTCCAGTCGGGAAGGGGATCTTCTGGCCCCAAAGCAG GCGGAAGGGGGGTGGCAGCCACCGGAGCGATGGTGCGAGCAGCTCTTCACCAGCGTGGTACCCGTGCTGCTGGGGGGCCCGGAGGAGGAGCCCGGCGGGCGCCAGCTTCTGGATCTCAATTGCTTTCTGTCTGACATCTCTGACACGCTCTTCACCATGACGcagcccacccccacacccctgcAGCTGCCCCCCGAGGACG CCTACGTGGGCAATGCTGACATGATCCAGCCAGACCTGACGCCGCTGCAGCCCAGCCTGGATGACTTCATGGAGATCTCAG ATTTCTTCACCAACTACCGCCCCCCACAGACGCCTACACCGTCAAACTTCCCAGAGCCCCACGGCTTCGGGCCCATGGCTGACCCTGTCCTCGGCAGCGGGATCCTGGGCTCGGAGGTGCCCCCTGCCTGCTCAGGCATGACCCACCTCTCAGGGCATAACCGCCTGCAG GCTCGGAGCAGCTGCCCTGGCTCCCTGGACTCCAGCACCTACCTGAACTCTGATTTCCTCCTTCCTGAAGACCCCAAGCCCAAGCTCCCACCCactcctgcacccccacccctcctccagtaCCCTAGCCCTGCGAAGGGGCTGGGCTTGGAGCCCTGTCCCCCGCCTCACTTCCCTCCCATGGCCCCGCCTCCTGCTCTGCTGCAAGAAGAGCCCCTCTTCTCGCCCAAGTTCGCTTTCCCTGCAGTCCCTCCTGCCCCGGGAGTGTCCCCGCTGTCTGCTCCCATGGCCTTCCCACCCACCCCGCAGCCTGGCCCAGGTCCCGCCCCCTTCCCCATAGACCTGCTACCCTCCGGCTATTCGGAGCCCCCATTTGGGCCTCACTTCCCGGTACCCCAAGGCACGCGGCCCAGAGGCAAGCCCCCTGCCCCGTCCCCCAGGGGGCGGAAGCCCGGCGCCCCCGCCGTGGCCCCTGCCACTGCCAGCCCCACTGCCACTGCCGGGAGCAACAACCCCTGCCTCACGCAGCTGCTGACAGCTG CCAAGCCTGAGCAAGCCCTGGAGCCTCCGCTTGTGTCCAGCGCTCTCCTCCGGCCCCCAGGGTCACCG CAGGACACTCTCCCCGAGTTCCCCTGCACCTTCTTTCCCCCGACCCCGGCCCCCACACCACCCCGACTGCCTCCGGGCTCGGCCACCCCGGCCCCTCCCAGGCCCCTGATTGTCCCCAAAGTGGAGCGGCTCTCGCCCCCAGCGCCCAGCG GTGGTGAGCGGCGGCTGTCTGCGGAGCTGACCTCGCTGGCAGGCCCGGGAACCCTGAGCATCCGTATCTCTCCCCCGCAACCCATGCTGAGCCGGGGCCGTCCAGACAGCAAG ACAGAAAACCGGCGCATCACACACATCTCTGCAGAGCAGAAGAGGCGTTTCAACATCAAGCTGGGCTTTGACACGCTGCACGGGCTGGTGAGCACGCTCAGCGCCCAGCCCAACCTCAAG ATGAGCAAGGCCACCACACTGCAGAAGACAGCCGAGTACATTGCCATGCTGCAGCAGGAGCGTGCAGCCAAGCAAGAGGAGGCCCAGCAGCTCCGGGACCAGATCGAGGAGCTCAATGCCGCCATCAA CCTGTGCCAGCAGCAGCTGCCTGCTACCGGGGTGCCCATCACACACCAGCGGTTCGACCAAATGCGAGACATGTTCGATGACTATGTCCGGACCCGCACGCTGCACAACTGGAAGTTCTGGGTA TTCAGCATTCTCATCCGGCCCCTGTTTGAGTCCTTCAACGGGATGGTGTCTACAGCAAGCCTGCAGAGCCTTCGCCAGACCTCCCTGGCCTGGCTGGACCAGTATTGCTCCCTGCCTGCTCTCCGACCAA cTGTTCTGAACTCCCTACGTCAGCTGAGTACATCCACCAGCATCCTGACGGATCCAGACTGTATACCCGAGCAAGCCACACGGGCAGTCACAGAGGGCACCCTTGGCAAATCTTTATAG
- the MLXIPL gene encoding carbohydrate-responsive element-binding protein isoform X1, with translation MTMAGALAGLVAGLQGPRVVPSPDSDSDTDSEDPNTRRSAGGLLRSQVIHSGHFMVSSPHSDSLTRRRDQEGSLGHADFGPRSIDPTLTRLFECMSLAYSGKLVSPKWKNFKGLKLLCRDKIRLNNAIWRAWYIQYVERRKSPVCGFVTPLQGPEADEHRKPQAVVLEGNYWKRRIEVVMREYHKWRIYYKKRLRKSSREGDLLAPKQAEGGWQPPERWCEQLFTSVVPVLLGGPEEEPGGRQLLDLNCFLSDISDTLFTMTQPTPTPLQLPPEDAYVGNADMIQPDLTPLQPSLDDFMEISDFFTNYRPPQTPTPSNFPEPHGFGPMADPVLGSGILGSEVPPACSGMTHLSGHNRLQARSSCPGSLDSSTYLNSDFLLPEDPKPKLPPTPAPPPLLQYPSPAKGLGLEPCPPPHFPPMAPPPALLQEEPLFSPKFAFPAVPPAPGVSPLSAPMAFPPTPQPGPGPAPFPIDLLPSGYSEPPFGPHFPVPQGTRPRGKPPAPSPRGRKPGAPAVAPATASPTATAGSNNPCLTQLLTAAKPEQALEPPLVSSALLRPPGSPVRQRALGGGAAPQAFTPTLCPSPPQQDTLPEFPCTFFPPTPAPTPPRLPPGSATPAPPRPLIVPKVERLSPPAPSGGERRLSAELTSLAGPGTLSIRISPPQPMLSRGRPDSKTENRRITHISAEQKRRFNIKLGFDTLHGLVSTLSAQPNLKMSKATTLQKTAEYIAMLQQERAAKQEEAQQLRDQIEELNAAINLCQQQLPATGVPITHQRFDQMRDMFDDYVRTRTLHNWKFWVFSILIRPLFESFNGMVSTASLQSLRQTSLAWLDQYCSLPALRPTVLNSLRQLSTSTSILTDPDCIPEQATRAVTEGTLGKSL, from the exons ATGACCATGGCCGGGGCGCTGGCGGGTCTGGTCGCGGGCTTGCAAGGCCCGCGGGTCGTCCCCAGCCCGGATTCGGACTCAGACACAGACTCGGAGGACCCGAATACCCGGCGCAGCGCGGGCGGGCTGCTTCGCTCGCAGGTCATCCACAGCGGTCACTTCATGGTGTCGTCGCCGCACAGCGACTCACTGACCCGGCGGCGCGACCAGGAAGGGTCCCTGGGGCACGCCGACTTCGGGCCGCGCAGCATCGACCCCACACTCACCCGCCTGTTCGAGTGCATGAGCCTGGCCTACAG TGGCAAGCTGGTTTCTCCCAAGTGGAAGAATTTCAAAGGCCTCAAGCTGCTGTGCCGGGACAAGATCCGCCTCAACAACGCCATCTGGAGGGCCTGGTACATCCAGT ATGTGGAGCGGAGGAAGAGCCCCGTGTGTGGCTTCGTGACCCCCCTGCAGGGGCCTGAGGCTGATGAGCACCGGAAACCTCAG GCCGTCGTCTTGGAGGGAAATTACTGGAAGCGGCGCATCGAGGTGGTGATGCGCGAGTACCACAAGTGGCGCATCTACTACAAGAAGCGG CTCCGTAAGTCCAGTCGGGAAGGGGATCTTCTGGCCCCAAAGCAG GCGGAAGGGGGGTGGCAGCCACCGGAGCGATGGTGCGAGCAGCTCTTCACCAGCGTGGTACCCGTGCTGCTGGGGGGCCCGGAGGAGGAGCCCGGCGGGCGCCAGCTTCTGGATCTCAATTGCTTTCTGTCTGACATCTCTGACACGCTCTTCACCATGACGcagcccacccccacacccctgcAGCTGCCCCCCGAGGACG CCTACGTGGGCAATGCTGACATGATCCAGCCAGACCTGACGCCGCTGCAGCCCAGCCTGGATGACTTCATGGAGATCTCAG ATTTCTTCACCAACTACCGCCCCCCACAGACGCCTACACCGTCAAACTTCCCAGAGCCCCACGGCTTCGGGCCCATGGCTGACCCTGTCCTCGGCAGCGGGATCCTGGGCTCGGAGGTGCCCCCTGCCTGCTCAGGCATGACCCACCTCTCAGGGCATAACCGCCTGCAG GCTCGGAGCAGCTGCCCTGGCTCCCTGGACTCCAGCACCTACCTGAACTCTGATTTCCTCCTTCCTGAAGACCCCAAGCCCAAGCTCCCACCCactcctgcacccccacccctcctccagtaCCCTAGCCCTGCGAAGGGGCTGGGCTTGGAGCCCTGTCCCCCGCCTCACTTCCCTCCCATGGCCCCGCCTCCTGCTCTGCTGCAAGAAGAGCCCCTCTTCTCGCCCAAGTTCGCTTTCCCTGCAGTCCCTCCTGCCCCGGGAGTGTCCCCGCTGTCTGCTCCCATGGCCTTCCCACCCACCCCGCAGCCTGGCCCAGGTCCCGCCCCCTTCCCCATAGACCTGCTACCCTCCGGCTATTCGGAGCCCCCATTTGGGCCTCACTTCCCGGTACCCCAAGGCACGCGGCCCAGAGGCAAGCCCCCTGCCCCGTCCCCCAGGGGGCGGAAGCCCGGCGCCCCCGCCGTGGCCCCTGCCACTGCCAGCCCCACTGCCACTGCCGGGAGCAACAACCCCTGCCTCACGCAGCTGCTGACAGCTG CCAAGCCTGAGCAAGCCCTGGAGCCTCCGCTTGTGTCCAGCGCTCTCCTCCGGCCCCCAGGGTCACCGGTAAGACAGCGGGCACTGGGAGGTGGGGCTGCACCCCAGGCCTTCACCCCGACTCTCTGCCCTTCTCCACCTCAGCAGGACACTCTCCCCGAGTTCCCCTGCACCTTCTTTCCCCCGACCCCGGCCCCCACACCACCCCGACTGCCTCCGGGCTCGGCCACCCCGGCCCCTCCCAGGCCCCTGATTGTCCCCAAAGTGGAGCGGCTCTCGCCCCCAGCGCCCAGCG GTGGTGAGCGGCGGCTGTCTGCGGAGCTGACCTCGCTGGCAGGCCCGGGAACCCTGAGCATCCGTATCTCTCCCCCGCAACCCATGCTGAGCCGGGGCCGTCCAGACAGCAAG ACAGAAAACCGGCGCATCACACACATCTCTGCAGAGCAGAAGAGGCGTTTCAACATCAAGCTGGGCTTTGACACGCTGCACGGGCTGGTGAGCACGCTCAGCGCCCAGCCCAACCTCAAG ATGAGCAAGGCCACCACACTGCAGAAGACAGCCGAGTACATTGCCATGCTGCAGCAGGAGCGTGCAGCCAAGCAAGAGGAGGCCCAGCAGCTCCGGGACCAGATCGAGGAGCTCAATGCCGCCATCAA CCTGTGCCAGCAGCAGCTGCCTGCTACCGGGGTGCCCATCACACACCAGCGGTTCGACCAAATGCGAGACATGTTCGATGACTATGTCCGGACCCGCACGCTGCACAACTGGAAGTTCTGGGTA TTCAGCATTCTCATCCGGCCCCTGTTTGAGTCCTTCAACGGGATGGTGTCTACAGCAAGCCTGCAGAGCCTTCGCCAGACCTCCCTGGCCTGGCTGGACCAGTATTGCTCCCTGCCTGCTCTCCGACCAA cTGTTCTGAACTCCCTACGTCAGCTGAGTACATCCACCAGCATCCTGACGGATCCAGACTGTATACCCGAGCAAGCCACACGGGCAGTCACAGAGGGCACCCTTGGCAAATCTTTATAG